From the Thermomicrobiales bacterium genome, one window contains:
- a CDS encoding ABC transporter ATP-binding protein produces MSALLEAVGVTKAFGGGVFQPAATVAVDNLSLKIETDPPAITAVVGESGSGKTTLARLLLGETAPTSGTVSYLGKDLTKLSRAERNAFRRDVQVIFQDPYEVYNPFYPVDHVLTMPARKFHLAQTKAETDEAIHQALQAVGLRPDETLGRYPHQLSGGQRQRLMVARALMIRPRIIIADEPVSMVDASLRATILDNLKSLARAYGVSILYITHDLVTAYQISDNILVLYRGSIVEAGHAPPVVQQPQHPYTQLLMQSIPLPDPDRSWPRAQEASEIGQRASTTAGCKFAPRCPMAMNVCLERHPPLFQTGVDRATACYLYQDAPELAGPSIDAVFRTAEPSSEGDTV; encoded by the coding sequence ATGAGCGCCTTACTGGAAGCAGTCGGAGTCACCAAAGCCTTCGGTGGCGGGGTCTTTCAACCGGCCGCCACGGTGGCGGTGGACAACCTGTCGCTCAAGATCGAGACCGATCCGCCGGCCATTACCGCAGTGGTAGGGGAAAGCGGAAGCGGGAAGACCACGCTGGCCCGCCTGCTGTTGGGCGAGACTGCGCCAACGTCGGGAACGGTTTCCTACCTCGGCAAAGACCTGACCAAGCTCTCTCGTGCGGAGCGAAACGCGTTTCGCCGAGATGTGCAGGTCATCTTTCAGGACCCGTACGAGGTCTACAACCCGTTCTATCCCGTCGATCATGTGCTGACCATGCCGGCACGGAAGTTCCATCTTGCCCAAACAAAGGCCGAAACGGATGAGGCCATCCACCAGGCGCTGCAAGCGGTCGGGCTACGTCCCGACGAGACGCTCGGCCGCTATCCGCATCAACTCAGCGGCGGGCAACGGCAACGGCTGATGGTGGCGCGGGCGCTGATGATCCGCCCGCGCATCATCATTGCGGACGAACCGGTTTCGATGGTGGATGCGTCGCTGCGGGCCACGATCCTGGACAACCTGAAGTCGCTGGCCCGGGCGTATGGCGTCAGCATCCTGTACATCACGCACGATCTGGTGACGGCCTATCAGATCAGCGACAACATCCTGGTGCTCTACCGGGGATCGATTGTCGAAGCGGGACATGCGCCGCCCGTGGTGCAGCAGCCGCAGCATCCCTATACGCAATTGCTCATGCAGTCGATTCCGTTGCCAGATCCCGACCGGTCATGGCCCCGAGCACAGGAAGCTTCGGAGATTGGCCAGCGCGCTTCGACTACCGCTGGCTGCAAGTTCGCGCCACGTTGCCCGATGGCGATGAACGTTTGCCTGGAGCGACACCCTCCCCTTTTTCAGACGGGAGTGGACCGCGCCACCGCGTGCTACCTCTATCAGGATGCGCCCGAACTTGCCGGTCCTTCGATCGACGCTGTTTTTCGCACTGCTGAACCGAGTTCCGAGGGGGACACCGTCTAG